The following proteins are encoded in a genomic region of Musa acuminata AAA Group cultivar baxijiao chromosome BXJ2-11, Cavendish_Baxijiao_AAA, whole genome shotgun sequence:
- the LOC135627174 gene encoding glutathione transferase GST 23-like, translated as MDQSSSLKFLGSWADSHTHRVRLALKLKGLVFEYQEEDSVNPSPALLLHNPIYKKVPALLHDGRPVVESLVILQYIDETWTDNPIMHADPFERAIVRFWCHFADDKLGPAVGLVFSSAGEGQKAAVDQVHENLKLLERELRDGAFKGRRFFGGDNIGLLDIVLGCGSYWLAVFEEVMEVKLVDPDTFPLFHAWLRDFEEQKEVKETIPPIDKLLEHARGIRQMMLSLSTDTTTATTIGAPATGSTTSNNDAAVEEIGLLQESLVL; from the exons ATGGACCAGAGCTCTTCTCTCAAGTTCCTGGGGTCATGGGCCGACTCCCACACCCACCGCGTCCGGCTCGCCCTCAAGCTCAAGGGCTTGGTGTTCGAGTACCAGGAGGAGGACTCGGTCAACCCCAGCCCCGCCCTCCTCCTCCACAACCCCATCTACAAGAAGGTCCCCGCTCTCCTGCACGACGGCCGTCCCGTCGTCGAGTCCCTCGTCATCCTCCAGTACATCGACGAGACATGGACCGACAACCCCATCATGCACGCCGACCCATTCGAGCGCGCCATCGTCCGCTTCTGGTGCCACTTCGCCGACGACAAG CTTGGGCCGGCGGTGGGTTTGGTGTTTTCGTCGGCGGGCGAAGGCCAGAAGGCGGCCGTCGATCAAGTCCACGAGAACCTGAAGCTGCTCGAGCGCGAGCTAAGAGACGGAGCCTTCAAAGGCAGGAGGTTCTTTGGAGGCGACAACATCGGCTTGCTCGACATCGTCCTCGGGTGCGGCTCCTACTGGCTCGCCGTGTTCGAGGAAGTCATGGAGGTGAAGCTCGTCGACCCCGACACCTTCCCCTTGTTCCATGCATGGCTGCGAGACTTCGAGGAGCAGAAGGAGGTGAAGGAGACGATCCCGCCGATCGACAAGCTACTCGAGCACGCGAGGGGCATCCGGCAGATGATGCTGAGCCTCAGTACagacaccaccaccgccaccaccatcgGAGCTCCTGCTACTGGCAGCACCACCAGCAACAACGACGCTGCTGTTGAAGAGATTGGGCTGTTGCAGGAGTCTCTTGTGCTGTAG
- the LOC135626951 gene encoding bZIP transcription factor 39-like, with product MADPPPSSSLLLDPPFADLFPDNLSLPSDDLRDLDLDFDFDDFSVDDFLCSPEEPHHHASSHPSAADGSAVSSSSSLNQDPPHLAARPCSPESGDSSASGVFVADRGVKEERERAGWGLKRKMETDDDGFSDGHADLNLNNPGSNPRSSKFRRSEEASSPPDVGSGGEVVEEKRRARLMRNRESAQLSRQRKKQYVEELEDKVKSMHSTINELNTKISYIVAENASLRHQLGGSGAPPAVYPPPGAMAPVHFPWVPGYGMRPQGSQVPLVPIPRLKPQQAAPTPKAKKSESKKGERKTKKVASASLLGLLFFMLILGGAIPRVNRWYEGNEADEGMSKMKSLSQTKGRIFSVRSRDSGPNSTVLCSRKKGFGEGGIDRVTGRRCEDVEAGSRVKPMGSTSWSSPGSEAVFTHNSTENLPAMLYVPRNGKHVKINGNLIIHSVLASEKAMQQAKERQSLGKEGKETGLAVAGNSMSALAISKPGKEVDQHSRSYRKASNSDDTYVNNLKATLADDGPMQQWFREGMAGPILSSGMCTEVFQFDVSPSSSSSSIVPTNSIINASSIVNASENLPPTSSHPRKKRNRRIMYPEPIPLRGTTTANNTEQFEKPSESSSNFHNPKPVSSVVVSILADPREAGDGETDGRISPNSLSRIFVVVLLDSVKYVTYSCVLPFKTSAPHLVN from the exons ATGGCGGATCCGCCTCCCTCCTCCTCGCTCCTCCTCGATCCCCCGTTCGCCGACCTCTTCCCGGACAACCTCTCCCTCCCCTCCGACGATCTGCGCGACCTCGACTTGGATTTCGACTTCGACGACTTTTCCGTTGACGACTTCCTCTGCTCACCGGAGGAGCCTCACCACCACGCCTCCTCCCACCCTTCCGCCGCCGACGGATCCgctgtgtcctcctcctcctccctcaacCAGGATCCCCCGCACCTCGCCGCTCGCCCCTGCTCCCCCGAATCCGGCGACTCCTCTGCCTCCGGCGTCTTCGTCGCTGACCGTGGAgtcaaggaggagagggagagggccGGATGGGGCCTGAAGAGGAAGATGGAGACGGACGACGATGGGTTCTCCGACGGCCACGCCGATCTTAACCTTAATAACCCTGGATCTAACCCTAGGAGCAGCAAATTTCGGCGATCAGAGGAGGCGAGCTCGCCCCCCGACGTTGGATCGGGGGGtgaggtggtggaggagaagaggagggcgAGGCTGATGAGGAACCGGGAGAGCGCCCAGCTCTCCAGGCAGAGGAAGAAGCAGTACGTCGAGGAGCTGGAAGACAAGGTCAAGTCGATGCACTCCACCATCAATGAATTGAACACCAAGATCTCGTACATCGTGGCGGAGAACGCGAGCTTACGACATCAGCTGGGTGGGAGTGGTGCTCCTCCTGCGGTTTATCCACCACCAGGGGCGATGGCGCCGGTGCATTTCCCGTGGGTTCCGGGGTATGGAATGAGGCCACAAGGGTCGCAGGTTCCTTTGGTTCCGATACCCAGACTGAAGCCTCAACAGGCTGCGCCTACTCCAAAGGCAAAGAAGTCAGAGAGCAAGAAGGGCGAGCGCAAGACGAAGAAAGTGGCAAGTGCGAGCCTTTTGGGGTTGTTGTTCTTTATGCTAATACTTGGAGGAGCAATTCCCAGAGTAAACCGTTGGTACGAAGGAAATGAGGCGGATGAAGGTATGAGTAAAATGAAAAGTTTGAGCCAGACTAAAGGTAGGATTTTTAGTGTTAGAAGTCGTGATAGTGGTCCAAATAGCACAGTATTGTGTAGCAGAAAGAAGGGTTTTGGAGAAGGTGGTATAGATAGGGTTACTGGTAGGCGATGTGAGGATGTAGAGGCGGGCTCTCGAGTGAAGCCAATGGGAAGCACTTCATGGTCATCACCTGGTTCGGAAGCTGTTTTTACTCATAACTCCACTGAGAATCTGCCTGCAATGCTTTATGTGCCGAGAAACGGCAAGCATGTGAAGATTAATGGGAATTTGATAATCCATTCTGTTCTTGCCAGTGAGAAGGCCATGCAACAAGCCAAAGAAAGGCAGTCACTGGGTAAAGAAGGTAAAGAGACTGGGCTAGCTGTTGCAGGCAATTCGATGTCTGCATTGGCCATTTCCAAACCTGGAAAGGAGGTGGATCAACACTCTAGATCTTATAGAAAAGCTTCTAATTCTGATGATACATATGTGAACAACTTGAAAGCAACTTTGGCTGATGATGGCCCAATGCAACAGTGGTTCCGCGAAGGAATGGCAG GCCCAATACTGAGTTCGGGCATGTGCACTGAGGTGTTCCAGTTTGACGTCTCACCATCTTCCTCTTCGAGCAGCATCGTTCCTACGAATTCAATCATTAACGCTTCCTCCATTGTCAATGCTTCAGAGAACCTCCCTCCTACTTCGTCTCATCCTCGAAAAAAGAGAAACAGGAGGATAATGTATCCTGAGCCAATTCCACTTCGAGGAACCACGACGGCAAATAACACGGAACAGTTTGAAAAGCCTTCTGAAAGCAGCAGCAACTTCCACAATCCTAAACCTGTTTCCTCAGTTGTGGTCTCTATTTTGGCTGATCCCAGGGAGGCTGGTGATGGTGAAACTGATGGGAGGATTTCACCCAACTCCCTATCTCGAATTTTTGTTGTTGTACTTCTTGACAGCGTCAAGTATGTGACCTACTCCTGTGTTCTTCCTTTTAAGACCTCTGCCCCACATCTTGTAAACTAA
- the LOC135626954 gene encoding histidine-containing phosphotransfer protein 1-like isoform X1 has translation MELGNLQRRYIDFTSALFREGFLDNQYTQLQQLQDESNPEFVLEVVTLFFEDSEKLLDELSRTLDQQVVDYKKVDAHVHQLKGSSASIGAQRVKNVCMAFRNCCEERNQEGCLRCLQQVRQEYFLVKSKLETLFRLEKQILAAGGSVPVLW, from the exons ATGGAGTTGGGTAACTTGCAAAGAAGATACATTGACTTCACATCAGCTCTCTTCCGTGAG gggtttctggACAACCAGTACACACAGTTGCAGCAGCTGCAGGATGAGAGCAACCCCGAGTTTGTTCTTGAGGTCGTGACTCTTTTCTTTGAAGACTCTGAGAAGCTCCTCGATGAACTAAGCAGGACCCT AGATCAGCAGGTTGTGGACTACAAGAAAGTGGATGCCCATGTCCACCAGTTGAAAGGCAGCAGTGCCAG CATAGGTGCTCAAAGAGTTAAAAATGTGTGCATGGCCTTTCGCAACTGCTGTGAGGAGAGGAACCAAGAAGG TTGCCTCAGATGTCTGCAGCAAGTGAGGCAGGAGTATTTCCTGGTGAAGAGCAAGCTGGAAACTCTGTTCAGG CTGGAGAAGCAGATTCTGGCTGCTGGTGGATCAGTCCCAGTGTTGTGGTAG
- the LOC135626954 gene encoding histidine-containing phosphotransfer protein 1-like isoform X2 yields the protein MELGNLQRRYIDFTSALFREGFLDNQYTQLQQLQDESNPEFVLEVVTLFFEDSEKLLDELSRTLDQQVVDYKKVDAHVHQLKGSSASCLRCLQQVRQEYFLVKSKLETLFRLEKQILAAGGSVPVLW from the exons ATGGAGTTGGGTAACTTGCAAAGAAGATACATTGACTTCACATCAGCTCTCTTCCGTGAG gggtttctggACAACCAGTACACACAGTTGCAGCAGCTGCAGGATGAGAGCAACCCCGAGTTTGTTCTTGAGGTCGTGACTCTTTTCTTTGAAGACTCTGAGAAGCTCCTCGATGAACTAAGCAGGACCCT AGATCAGCAGGTTGTGGACTACAAGAAAGTGGATGCCCATGTCCACCAGTTGAAAGGCAGCAGTGCCAG TTGCCTCAGATGTCTGCAGCAAGTGAGGCAGGAGTATTTCCTGGTGAAGAGCAAGCTGGAAACTCTGTTCAGG CTGGAGAAGCAGATTCTGGCTGCTGGTGGATCAGTCCCAGTGTTGTGGTAG